From Anopheles funestus chromosome 3RL, idAnoFuneDA-416_04, whole genome shotgun sequence, a single genomic window includes:
- the LOC125769240 gene encoding serine/threonine-protein kinase N isoform X2: MALYITEYNNRYRKRRRSRVFGTCVSAAIVEQGDYIKHPVLYELSHKYGLPDNVSEHLLPDRLEEIKEAIRREIRKELKIKEGAEKLREVATDRRSLSDVASIVKKSNNKLAELKSELHELESQIILTQGNSVSNNGGHDPILSTVIPSGPEFTANDKLLISLEKQLSIETKVKNGAENMIQSISSGHHGRDKKLLAEAHQMLADSKAKIEYLRLKILKVRQNKLNSKVSEENGSESTAAIKQPQELETSLDDRIEELRHRLRIEAAVVDGAKNVIRTLQSTKTIDKKALQEAQGRLSESSRKLDLLRKALDLRRLELPPDCPTAQQLKAELQNVQVSSPGPVQYTMRNSFRGSAQGRPTQSHQSFSRCATVTGKLEVRLMGCQDLLEDVPGRSRRDKDAGSSSPGDLKSFVKGVTSRSSSKSYSVKDETSSEIMAVIKLDNITVGQTSWRPCSQQAWDQRFSIDLDRSRELEIGVYWRDWRSLCAVKFLRLEEFIDDIRHGMALQLEPQGVLFAEIKFLNPMISRKPKLQRQRMIFNKQQVKNIPRAKQMNINVATWGRLLKRNTTSSAPVATGSGAFAGTPSPGTTTVASAMLVNQTSGSSMTTPSTPGAVLSYDPLQDDPVETLGESADHNVIGLGGGRPLGIHGVGVLPESPSSHSLQNQGTPTASRPIPPPQSISTPSSFRQKKQPMPSPRHATPPKIDPELEYALSKFDFLHQHDSLSSVSLYDKQQQQESTVATIINYDNSNTIRKNGNDEDVPPLPATPPPVPPAVLQKSLSGDLLRPVLSMPPPILYGGYNRNSYYSTVSSTGSPIVEEPPSPAPSHQLQCAPFQDDDLTYDNIIEILPFEQLTIGGSVVPPPLPLHHHHSSATLAAHQASLAAAASLQAQQQQQFYQQQQLLLHQQQQSQQQPAVSSSLSQHVAQSSSSTGIADGAGTGAIASGTVGPPVNRRTGPAARTLQYRDSAYESRRQSQAQASAGMCMDSFRLLSVLGRGHFGKVILAQYKNTGEYFAIKALKKGDIIARDEVESLLSEKRIFEVANTMRHPFLVNLFSCFQTEQHVCFVMEYAAGGDLMMHIHTDVFSEPRAVFYAACVVLGLQYLHESKIIYRDLKLDNLLLDTEGYVKIADFGLCKEGMGFGDRTGTFCGTPEFLAPEVLTETSYTRAVDWWGLGVLIFEMLVGESPFPGDDEEEVFDSIVNDEVRYPRFLSLEAIAIMRRLLRKNPERRLGSSERDAEDVKRQAFFRNIVWDDLLLRKVKPPFVPTVRSPEDVSNFDEEFTSEKPALTPPKDPRVLTETEQTYFKDFTYMADWC, translated from the exons ATGGCACTGTACATAACGGAATACAACAACCGCTATCGGAAACGGCGACGGAGCCGCGTGTTCGGCACCTGCGTCAGTGCGGCCATCGTCGAACAG GGCGACTACATCAAACATCCTGTTCTTTATGAACTTAGCCACAAGTACGGCTTGCCGGACAATGTGTCTGAGCATCTACTACCCGATAGGCTCGAGGAGATCAAGGAAGCCATCCGGCGTGAGATTCGCAAAGAACTTAAGATTAAGGAGGGCGCCGAGAAGCTGCGGGAGGTTGCCACGGATCGCCGTTCACTCTCCGATGTTGCatcaattgttaaaaaaagcaacaacaaactggCCGAGCTTAAGTCCGAGCTGCACGAGCTGGAAAGCCAAATCATCCTTACACAAGGCAACAGTGTCAGCAATAATGGAGGCCATG atCCCATTTTGTCCACCGTCATTCCGAGTGGCCCAGAATTTACCGCTAACGATAAATTGCTCATATCACTGGAAAAGCAGCTTAGCATTGAAACGAAGGTGAAGAATGGCGCCGAAAATATGATCCAATCGATCTCTAGCGGACACCATGGTCGCGATAAGAAACTGCTAGCCGAGGCACATCAAATGTTGGCTGACtcgaaagcaaaaattgaaTACCTGAGGTTGAAGATCCTAAAAGTGCGCCAAAACAAACTGAACAGTAAGGTTTCGGAAGAGAACGGGAGTGAATCAACGGCAGCGATCAAGCAACCGCAAGAACTTGAAACGTCACTGGACGATCGGATCGAGGAGCTGCGTCATCGGCTTCGCATTGAAGCGGCCGTTGTGGATGGCGCGAAGAATGTTATCCGCACGCTCCAGAGTACAAAGACGATCGATAAAAAGGCACTGCAAGAG GCTCAAGGTCGCTTATCGGAATCATCTCGCAAATTAGACCTGCTGCGGAAGGCACTGGATTTACGGAGACTGGAACTTCCTCCTGACTGCCCTACGGCACAACAGCTAAAAGCAGAACTGCAAAATGTGCAAGTATCCAGCCCTGGTCCGGTGCAGTACACGATGCGCAACTCCTTCCGCGGAAGCGCACAGGGTCGACCGACACAGAGTCATCAATCGTTCAGTCGATGTGCTACCGTCACCGGCAAGCTGGAGGTACGGCTAATGGGCTGTCAGGATCTACTGGAAGACGTGCCTGGCCGATCGCGACGTGACAAGGATGCTGGTTCGTCCAGCCCGGGTGATCTGAAGAGTTTCGTCAAGGGTGTCACAAGCCGCAGTTCTTCAAAGAGTTATAGCGTCAAAGACGAAACATCGTCGGAAATTATGGCGGTGATCAAGCTGGATAACATAACCGTCGGTCAGACGTCCTGGCGGCCTTGTTCACAACAGGCCTGGGATCAGCGATTCAGCATCGACTTGGATCGATCACGCGAGCTTGAGATTGGCGTATATTGGCGCGATTGGCGCTCACTCTGTGCGGTCAAATTTTTGCGCCTAGAGGAGTTCATCGATGACATTCGGCATGGCATGGCGTTACAGCTGGAACCGCAAGGTGTGCTATTCGCCGAGATCAAGTTCCTCAATCCGATGATCTCCCGCAAGCCGAAGCTACAGCGCCAGCGCATGATCTTCAATAAGCAGCAGGTGAAGAACATTCCGCGCGCCAAGCAGATGAACATCAACGTTGCCACTTGGGGCCGATTGCTGAAACGCAACACAACGAGCAGTGCACCGGTAGCGACCGGGTCAGGTGCATTTGCCGGTACACCCTCGCCGGGAACGACGACAGTTGCTTCGGCCATGTTAGTAAACCAGACCTCGGGATCGTCAATGACGACTCCTTCCACGCCGGGAGCGGTGCTGTCGTACGATCCGTTGCAGGATGATCCAGTGGAAACGTTAGGAGAATCGGCGGATCATAATGTCATCGGGCTCGGTGGTGGTCGTCCACTCG gTATCCACGGTGTTGGCGTACTACCCGAAAGTCCATCATCCCACTCCCTTCAAAATCAGGGCACACCAACGGCGAGTCGTCCCATTCCTCCACCTCAGTCCATCAGCACGCCATCCAGCTTCCGACAGAAAAAGCAACCAATGCCATCTCCGCGGCATGCAACTCCACCAAAAATCGATCCCGAG TTGGAGTACGCATTAAGCAAATTCGATTTCCTTCACCAGCACGATAGTCTTAGCAGTGTTAGTTTGTACGataaacagcagcaacaggagTCAACGGTAGCAACGATAATCAATTATGATAACAGCAATACCATCCGGAAAAATGGCAATGACGAGGATGTGCCACCGTTGCCGGCAACACCACCGCCAGTGCCACCAGCAGTATTACAGAAGTCGCTGTCCGGTGATTTACTACGGCCAGTGCTGTCGATGCCACCACCAATTCTGTATGGTGGGTACAATCGGAACAGCTACTACAGTACCGTATCATCGACGGGTAGTCCGATCGTGGAGGAACCGCCATCACCCGCACCAAGTCATCAGCTGCAGTGCGCACCGTTCCAGGATGACGATCTTACGTACGACAATATTATTGAG ATCCTCCCATTTGAACAACTTACGATTGGTGGTAGCGTGGTGCCACCTCCACTGCCACTCCATCACCATCATTCGTCGGCAACGTTGGCGGCCCATCAGGCTTCCCTCGCTGCCGCTGCCTCTCTTCAAgctcaacagcaacagcagttctatcagcaacagcagcttctattacatcaacagcagcagtcgcAACAACAACCGGCAGTATCATCATCACTGTCGCAACATGTCGCTCAATCTTCGAGTTCTACCGGTATAGCAGATGGTGCAGGCACTGGAGCGATAGCATCAGGCACTGTGGGACCTCCGGTGAATCGACGCACTGGTCCAGCAGCTCGCACCCTTCAGTATCGGGATAGTGCGTACGAAAGTCGTCGACAGTCGCAAGCGCAGGCTAGCGCAGGTATGTGCATGGATAGCTTCCGGTTGCTAAGCGTGCTCGGCCGCGGCCACTTTGGCAAGGTGATACTGGCACAGTACAAAAATACGGGTGAATATTTCGCTATCAAGGCGCTCAAGAAGGGTGACATTATTGCGCGCGACGAGGTGGAATCGTTGCTGAGCGAAAAGCGTATTTTCGAGGTTGCCAACACGATGCGTCATCCATTCCTGGTTAATCTGTTCTCATGCTTTCAGACTGAA CAACATGTCTGCTTTGTGATGGAGTATGCGGCAGGTGGTGATCTGATgatgcacatacacacggaTGTTTTTTCCGAGCCACGGGCCGTCTTCTATGCAGCCTGCGTTGTGCTCGGTTTACAGTATCTGCATGAAAGTAAAATCATATACCGCGATCTAAAGCTCGACAATCTTCTGCTGGATACGGAAG GTTACGTAAAGATCGCCGATTTCGGCTTGTGCAAGGAGGGTATGGGATTCGGAGACCGAACGGGAACGTTCTGTGGGACGCCCGAATTTTTGGCACCGGAAGTGCTTACTGAAACTTCCTATACGCGAGCTGTCGATTGGTGGGGTTTAGGTGTGCTGATCTTCGAAATGCTCGTTGGAGAG TCACCATTTCCGGGCGATGATGAGGAGGAAGTATTCGATTCAATCGTAAATGATGAGGTTCGTTATCCACGGTTCCTTTCGCTAGAAGCAATCGCGATCATGAGAAGG TTGCTGCGCAAGAATCCAGAACGACGCCTCGGGTCGTCCGAGCGTGATGCCGAAGATGTTAAACGTCAAGCCTTCTTCCGTAACATCGTCTGGGATGATCTATTGCTCAGAAAAGTGAAACCACCGTTTGTGCCAACGGTT CGTTCTCCGGAAGATGTTTCCAACTTTGATGAGGAATTTACGTCCGAAAAACCGGCCCTCACACCACCAAAAGATCCTCGTGTGCTTACCGAAACCGAGCAAACCTACTTCAAAGACTTCACATACATGGCGGACTGGTGTTGA
- the LOC125769240 gene encoding serine/threonine-protein kinase N isoform X3 — protein sequence MADSYYQGDYIKHPVLYELSHKYGLPDNVSEHLLPDRLEEIKEAIRREIRKELKIKEGAEKLREVATDRRSLSDVASIVKKSNNKLAELKSELHELESQIILTQGNSVSNNGGHDPILSTVIPSGPEFTANDKLLISLEKQLSIETKVKNGAENMIQSISSGHHGRDKKLLAEAHQMLADSKAKIEYLRLKILKVRQNKLNSKVSEENGSESTAAIKQPQELETSLDDRIEELRHRLRIEAAVVDGAKNVIRTLQSTKTIDKKALQEAQGRLSESSRKLDLLRKALDLRRLELPPDCPTAQQLKAELQNVQVSSPGPVQYTMRNSFRGSAQGRPTQSHQSFSRCATVTGKLEVRLMGCQDLLEDVPGRSRRDKDAGSSSPGDLKSFVKGVTSRSSSKSYSVKDETSSEIMAVIKLDNITVGQTSWRPCSQQAWDQRFSIDLDRSRELEIGVYWRDWRSLCAVKFLRLEEFIDDIRHGMALQLEPQGVLFAEIKFLNPMISRKPKLQRQRMIFNKQQVKNIPRAKQMNINVATWGRLLKRNTTSSAPVATGSGAFAGTPSPGTTTVASAMLVNQTSGSSMTTPSTPGAVLSYDPLQDDPVETLGESADHNVIGLGGGRPLGIHGVGVLPESPSSHSLQNQGTPTASRPIPPPQSISTPSSFRQKKQPMPSPRHATPPKIDPELEYALSKFDFLHQHDSLSSVSLYDKQQQQESTVATIINYDNSNTIRKNGNDEDVPPLPATPPPVPPAVLQKSLSGDLLRPVLSMPPPILYGGYNRNSYYSTVSSTGSPIVEEPPSPAPSHQLQCAPFQDDDLTYDNIIEILPFEQLTIGGSVVPPPLPLHHHHSSATLAAHQASLAAAASLQAQQQQQFYQQQQLLLHQQQQSQQQPAVSSSLSQHVAQSSSSTGIADGAGTGAIASGTVGPPVNRRTGPAARTLQYRDSAYESRRQSQAQASAGMCMDSFRLLSVLGRGHFGKVILAQYKNTGEYFAIKALKKGDIIARDEVESLLSEKRIFEVANTMRHPFLVNLFSCFQTEQHVCFVMEYAAGGDLMMHIHTDVFSEPRAVFYAACVVLGLQYLHESKIIYRDLKLDNLLLDTEGYVKIADFGLCKEGMGFGDRTGTFCGTPEFLAPEVLTETSYTRAVDWWGLGVLIFEMLVGESPFPGDDEEEVFDSIVNDEVRYPRFLSLEAIAIMRRLLRKNPERRLGSSERDAEDVKRQAFFRNIVWDDLLLRKVKPPFVPTVRSPEDVSNFDEEFTSEKPALTPPKDPRVLTETEQTYFKDFTYMADWC from the exons GGCGACTACATCAAACATCCTGTTCTTTATGAACTTAGCCACAAGTACGGCTTGCCGGACAATGTGTCTGAGCATCTACTACCCGATAGGCTCGAGGAGATCAAGGAAGCCATCCGGCGTGAGATTCGCAAAGAACTTAAGATTAAGGAGGGCGCCGAGAAGCTGCGGGAGGTTGCCACGGATCGCCGTTCACTCTCCGATGTTGCatcaattgttaaaaaaagcaacaacaaactggCCGAGCTTAAGTCCGAGCTGCACGAGCTGGAAAGCCAAATCATCCTTACACAAGGCAACAGTGTCAGCAATAATGGAGGCCATG atCCCATTTTGTCCACCGTCATTCCGAGTGGCCCAGAATTTACCGCTAACGATAAATTGCTCATATCACTGGAAAAGCAGCTTAGCATTGAAACGAAGGTGAAGAATGGCGCCGAAAATATGATCCAATCGATCTCTAGCGGACACCATGGTCGCGATAAGAAACTGCTAGCCGAGGCACATCAAATGTTGGCTGACtcgaaagcaaaaattgaaTACCTGAGGTTGAAGATCCTAAAAGTGCGCCAAAACAAACTGAACAGTAAGGTTTCGGAAGAGAACGGGAGTGAATCAACGGCAGCGATCAAGCAACCGCAAGAACTTGAAACGTCACTGGACGATCGGATCGAGGAGCTGCGTCATCGGCTTCGCATTGAAGCGGCCGTTGTGGATGGCGCGAAGAATGTTATCCGCACGCTCCAGAGTACAAAGACGATCGATAAAAAGGCACTGCAAGAG GCTCAAGGTCGCTTATCGGAATCATCTCGCAAATTAGACCTGCTGCGGAAGGCACTGGATTTACGGAGACTGGAACTTCCTCCTGACTGCCCTACGGCACAACAGCTAAAAGCAGAACTGCAAAATGTGCAAGTATCCAGCCCTGGTCCGGTGCAGTACACGATGCGCAACTCCTTCCGCGGAAGCGCACAGGGTCGACCGACACAGAGTCATCAATCGTTCAGTCGATGTGCTACCGTCACCGGCAAGCTGGAGGTACGGCTAATGGGCTGTCAGGATCTACTGGAAGACGTGCCTGGCCGATCGCGACGTGACAAGGATGCTGGTTCGTCCAGCCCGGGTGATCTGAAGAGTTTCGTCAAGGGTGTCACAAGCCGCAGTTCTTCAAAGAGTTATAGCGTCAAAGACGAAACATCGTCGGAAATTATGGCGGTGATCAAGCTGGATAACATAACCGTCGGTCAGACGTCCTGGCGGCCTTGTTCACAACAGGCCTGGGATCAGCGATTCAGCATCGACTTGGATCGATCACGCGAGCTTGAGATTGGCGTATATTGGCGCGATTGGCGCTCACTCTGTGCGGTCAAATTTTTGCGCCTAGAGGAGTTCATCGATGACATTCGGCATGGCATGGCGTTACAGCTGGAACCGCAAGGTGTGCTATTCGCCGAGATCAAGTTCCTCAATCCGATGATCTCCCGCAAGCCGAAGCTACAGCGCCAGCGCATGATCTTCAATAAGCAGCAGGTGAAGAACATTCCGCGCGCCAAGCAGATGAACATCAACGTTGCCACTTGGGGCCGATTGCTGAAACGCAACACAACGAGCAGTGCACCGGTAGCGACCGGGTCAGGTGCATTTGCCGGTACACCCTCGCCGGGAACGACGACAGTTGCTTCGGCCATGTTAGTAAACCAGACCTCGGGATCGTCAATGACGACTCCTTCCACGCCGGGAGCGGTGCTGTCGTACGATCCGTTGCAGGATGATCCAGTGGAAACGTTAGGAGAATCGGCGGATCATAATGTCATCGGGCTCGGTGGTGGTCGTCCACTCG gTATCCACGGTGTTGGCGTACTACCCGAAAGTCCATCATCCCACTCCCTTCAAAATCAGGGCACACCAACGGCGAGTCGTCCCATTCCTCCACCTCAGTCCATCAGCACGCCATCCAGCTTCCGACAGAAAAAGCAACCAATGCCATCTCCGCGGCATGCAACTCCACCAAAAATCGATCCCGAG TTGGAGTACGCATTAAGCAAATTCGATTTCCTTCACCAGCACGATAGTCTTAGCAGTGTTAGTTTGTACGataaacagcagcaacaggagTCAACGGTAGCAACGATAATCAATTATGATAACAGCAATACCATCCGGAAAAATGGCAATGACGAGGATGTGCCACCGTTGCCGGCAACACCACCGCCAGTGCCACCAGCAGTATTACAGAAGTCGCTGTCCGGTGATTTACTACGGCCAGTGCTGTCGATGCCACCACCAATTCTGTATGGTGGGTACAATCGGAACAGCTACTACAGTACCGTATCATCGACGGGTAGTCCGATCGTGGAGGAACCGCCATCACCCGCACCAAGTCATCAGCTGCAGTGCGCACCGTTCCAGGATGACGATCTTACGTACGACAATATTATTGAG ATCCTCCCATTTGAACAACTTACGATTGGTGGTAGCGTGGTGCCACCTCCACTGCCACTCCATCACCATCATTCGTCGGCAACGTTGGCGGCCCATCAGGCTTCCCTCGCTGCCGCTGCCTCTCTTCAAgctcaacagcaacagcagttctatcagcaacagcagcttctattacatcaacagcagcagtcgcAACAACAACCGGCAGTATCATCATCACTGTCGCAACATGTCGCTCAATCTTCGAGTTCTACCGGTATAGCAGATGGTGCAGGCACTGGAGCGATAGCATCAGGCACTGTGGGACCTCCGGTGAATCGACGCACTGGTCCAGCAGCTCGCACCCTTCAGTATCGGGATAGTGCGTACGAAAGTCGTCGACAGTCGCAAGCGCAGGCTAGCGCAGGTATGTGCATGGATAGCTTCCGGTTGCTAAGCGTGCTCGGCCGCGGCCACTTTGGCAAGGTGATACTGGCACAGTACAAAAATACGGGTGAATATTTCGCTATCAAGGCGCTCAAGAAGGGTGACATTATTGCGCGCGACGAGGTGGAATCGTTGCTGAGCGAAAAGCGTATTTTCGAGGTTGCCAACACGATGCGTCATCCATTCCTGGTTAATCTGTTCTCATGCTTTCAGACTGAA CAACATGTCTGCTTTGTGATGGAGTATGCGGCAGGTGGTGATCTGATgatgcacatacacacggaTGTTTTTTCCGAGCCACGGGCCGTCTTCTATGCAGCCTGCGTTGTGCTCGGTTTACAGTATCTGCATGAAAGTAAAATCATATACCGCGATCTAAAGCTCGACAATCTTCTGCTGGATACGGAAG GTTACGTAAAGATCGCCGATTTCGGCTTGTGCAAGGAGGGTATGGGATTCGGAGACCGAACGGGAACGTTCTGTGGGACGCCCGAATTTTTGGCACCGGAAGTGCTTACTGAAACTTCCTATACGCGAGCTGTCGATTGGTGGGGTTTAGGTGTGCTGATCTTCGAAATGCTCGTTGGAGAG TCACCATTTCCGGGCGATGATGAGGAGGAAGTATTCGATTCAATCGTAAATGATGAGGTTCGTTATCCACGGTTCCTTTCGCTAGAAGCAATCGCGATCATGAGAAGG TTGCTGCGCAAGAATCCAGAACGACGCCTCGGGTCGTCCGAGCGTGATGCCGAAGATGTTAAACGTCAAGCCTTCTTCCGTAACATCGTCTGGGATGATCTATTGCTCAGAAAAGTGAAACCACCGTTTGTGCCAACGGTT CGTTCTCCGGAAGATGTTTCCAACTTTGATGAGGAATTTACGTCCGAAAAACCGGCCCTCACACCACCAAAAGATCCTCGTGTGCTTACCGAAACCGAGCAAACCTACTTCAAAGACTTCACATACATGGCGGACTGGTGTTGA